The Trueperaceae bacterium genome segment ACCTTTTAACCGGTCCCGCGAGGCCGGAAGGGAGACCGGATGCAGAGCGCCAACCCCCAACCTCAGAACGTGACCTTCAAGGCGACCCTCATGGCGGGGCCGGAGCTGGAGCGTGCCCTGAAGCGCATCGCGCACGAGATCGTCGAGCGCAACAAGGGCGCCGAGGGCCTCGCCATGGTCGGCGTGCACACGCGCGGCGTGCCCATCGCCGAGCGGCTGGCGACCCTCATCGAGGAGTTCGAGGGCATCAGGCCGCACGTGGGCAAGCTCGACATCACCCTCTACCGCGACGACCTCACGGAGATCGCGCTGCAGCCCGTCGTCAAGAAGACGGAGGTCGACTTCGACGTCCACGGCACGCGCATGGTGCTGTGCGACGACGTGCTCTACACGGGCCGCACGGCCCGCGCGGCGCTCGACGCCATCATCGACATGGGGCGGCCCGCCGTGATCCAGTACGCGGTGATGGTGGACCGCGGGCACCGCGAGCTGCCCATCCGCGCGGACTACGTCGGCAAGAACGTGCCGACCTCGGCGGCGGAGGTCGTGCAGGTGAAGCTCGTGGAGGTCGACGGCGTGGACGCCGTCGAGCTCTGGGAACGCGCTTGACGGCCCCCGCCGCCGCGACGCGAGAACCCCCGGCGCCGAGGCACCTGCTCGACTTCGGGGGCTGGACCGCGGCGAACGTCATGGCGCTGTTCGCGACCACCGACGTGATGGCTCAGGTACTCACCCGCACCATCAAGAAGGTGCCCGCCCTGCAGGGCTTCACGGTCGCCACGCTCTTCTTCGAGGACAGCACCCGCACGCGCCTGAGCTTCGAGCGGGCCGCCAGGGCGCAGAGCGCCGACGTCATCTCCTTCGCGGCGGGCGGCTCGTCGCTCAAGAAGGGCGAGAGCCTGCGCGACACGCTGCGCACCGTCGACCGGCTCCAGGTCGACCTGTACGTGGTCAGGCACCCGGCGAGCGGCGCGCCGCACCAGTTGGCGCGGTGGACCGACGCCGCCATCGTCAACGCGGGCGACGGCCGGCGCGCCCACCCCACCCAGGCGCTGCTCGACGCCTACACGCTGCTCAAGCGCATCGGGGCGCCGGGCGACGCGCCCTTCGCGGGCAAGCGCCTCACCATCGTGGGCGACATCGACCACTCGCGCGTGGCGCGCTCGAACGTGGAGCTCTTCACGCTGCTGGGTGGCGAGGTCACGCTCTGCGGCCCCGCCACACTCGTGCCGAGGGAGTTCGGCGACCTGCCCGGGGTGCGCCTGGCGTACGGGCTCGAGGAGGCCGTGGAGGGGGCGCACGCGGTGATGGCGTTGCGGTTGCAGCAGGAGCGGATGAGCGCCGGGCTCCTGCCGTCGCTCGCGGAGTACGTGGCGCGCTACCAGCTCACGGAGCGGGTCATGGCGGGCGCGGCGCCCGGCGCCGTCGTCATGCACCCCGGCCCGCTCGTGCGCGACCTGGAGCTCGACAGCGCCCTCGCCGACGGGCCTCGCAGCCTCATCGAGGAGCAGGTCGCCAACGGCGTGCCCGTCCGGATGGCCGTGCTCTACACGCTGCTGGTAGGTAAGCGGTGAGCGGCGCGGGCGTAGGTTCCGCGTCGGCGGGGCGGGGAGGCGCCGGCATCCTGGAGGCCCGCGACGTCAAGAAGTCCTACGGCAGCGGCGAGAGCTACTTCGAGGCCCTCAAGGGCGTGTCGCTCACCGTCCGCGGCGGCGAGAGCGTGGCCATCACCGGCAAGAGCGGCTCCGGCAAGTCGACCCTCATGCACCTCCTGGCGCTTCTCGACACGCCCGACGGCGGCAGCGTGCTGGTGGACGGCACCGACGCCGGCACGCTCGGCAAGGGCGCCCTGAACGAGCTGCGCAACCGGCGCTTCGGATTCGTGTTCCAGCAGTTCTTCATGATCCCGAACGCCAGCGTGCTCGACAACGTCGTCCTGCCCCTCAAGATCGGCGGCATGCCGCGCGGCAAGCGCGTGGCGCGCGGCATGGAGGTGCTGCGGCAGGTGGAGCTGGCCGACAAGGCCGGCAACCGCGCCACCGCCCTCTCCGGCGGCCAGAAGCAGCGCGCCGTGATCGCGCGGGCCCTGGCGAACTCGCCCGCCGTGATCTTCGCCGACGAGCCGACGGGCAACCTGGACAGCGCGACGGGCGCCGTGGTGGAGGACCTGTTGTTCGAACTCAACCGCGAGCGCGGCATCACGCTGGTGATCGTCACGCACGACGAGGATCTGGCGGCGCGTTGCGACAGGCGCGTCCAACTGAGGGACGGGCGGGTGGAACGGTGACGGGCCGCGCGCCCGGGGACAGGGCGGGGCTCGGCGCCTCCGCGAGCCCGCTGCGCCGCCCGGTGGGGCGGGAAGGGAACGGGGCCGGATGTCACGAGTGAACGGGGAGCGGCGGGCGGAGGGCGGGAGCGCAGGCGCACCGGGTGGGGCGCGGCACCCGAGCGCGGGTCCGCGGACCGTGATCAGGCGCGCCCGGCCGCTGGCGGCCGGCGGGCCGGGGGAGCCGGTCGACGTCTACGTGAAGGGCGGGATCATCGAGGGCTTCGACCTGGGTGGCGCCGTCGACCACGACTTCGACGCGGAGGGCCACCTCATCACGCCGGCCTTCGTCGACCTGCATTGCCACCTGCGCGACCCCGGCCAGGAGGTGAAGGAGGACCTGGCGAGCGGCCTAGCCGCCGCCGCCGCGGGCGGCTTCGGCACCGTCGTCAGCATGGCCAACACCGCGCCGGTGATCGACGAGCCGGGCCTCGTGGCCGACCTGGTGCGGCGGGCGGAGGCCATCGGCCAGGCGCGGCTGCGCCCCGCCGCGGCGCTCAGCGTGGGGCTCCGCGGCGAGCGGCTCACCGACCTGGCGGCCCTGAAGGCGGCCGGTGCCGTGATGGTGACGGACGACGGCGTGCCGGTGGCCGACGGCCACCTCATGCGGCGCGCCTGCGAGTACGCGGCCGAACTCGGTCTGGTGATCCAGACGCACTCCGAGGAGCCCACGCTCCGCCACGGCGGCGTGATGAACGAGGGCGCCGTGAGTCGCGCCCTCGGCCTGCCCGGCAACCCCGCGGAGGCCGAGGCGATCATGGTGTTCCGCGACGCCGAGATCGCCCGCCTGACCGGCGCTCGCGTCCACGTCGCGCACGTGAGCAGCAAGCGCGCCCTCGAGGTGGCGAACTGGCAGCGCGCCAGCGGCGCCCCCATCACCGTCGAGGTGACCCCGCAGCACCTGACCCTCACGGACGAGGCGCTGCGCGCCTTCGACCCGGTGTTCAAGGTAGCGCCGCCATTACGCACCGCGGCCGACGTGGCCTACCTGCGGGAGGCGGTCAGGGCGGGCGCGGTCGACAGCATCGGCACCGACCACGCGCCGCACACGCGCGCCGAGAAGGAGCGCGACCTGTTGGAGGCGCCGTTCGGGATAGCCAACCTCGAGGTCACGTTCGCGCTCCTCTACACCGAGCTGGTCGCCACGGGCGAGCTGCCGCTCGACCGACTCCTGCACCTCCTCCAGGGCGGCCCCGCCGCCGTCATGGGTTGGCCGGCCCCCGCCCTGGCGCCTGGCGCACCCGCCGACCTGACGGTGTTGGACCTCAAGGCGGAGCGCGAGGTGGTGGGCGAGCGGTTCAGGAGCAAGGCCAAGCGCGGCCCCTGGGAGGGCCGCCTCCTGCGAGGCTGGCCCCGCCTCACGATGGTAGGCGGCGCCGTCTGCTTCGAGGCCGCGACCTAGGCACGCGCCGACGGGCGCCCGGCAAGTGACGAGGATTCCTCACCGCCGGCGGCGCACATGCCTACAATGTGGCCATGACGGCAGCCGCGGACGCCCACCAGCCCACCCCCCATCACCCCCTGGGGGGCGCTGGCCTCGCAGAGCCGCCAACGGCGCTGCGACTCGGCGGTCCGCCCCCCACCCCGGCGGCTCGCCCAGGCTCGACCGCGGCTCCCGTCATGCCCGACCGCGTCGCGCCGACGCCGTACAGCACGCCGTCCGCGCCGGAGCTGGCGGAGCTCGTCGTGGGCGCGGGCGCCACGACCACGCCCCTCGCCCTGCACCGGCTGGCGCTGCGCACGCATGCGCGCGGCGACGAGCTCTATAGGGCCGGCGACCGCGCCGAGGCGGTGTTCGTGCTCGAGGCGGGCCTCGTGGCACTCGAACTCGACGCCCCCAGGCCGCGCATCGTGGCCCTCGCCGGCCCGGGCGACGTGATAGGCGCCCTCGTGCCCGGCAGGGACGCCTACCTGGAGACCGCCACGGCCCTCAGCGGCGAGGTGATCGTGCGCCAGGTCGACGCGCTCACCGGGGCGGAGCTGCCGCCGGAGGCGCTCGCTCAGCTCCTGCTGGGAGCGGCGGCGGCTCGGGTGGCCATGCTCACCCACACGCTCGAGGACGCTGAGCAACCCGTGCCCGCCCGCATCGCTCGCGCCTTCCTCCGCCTAGGCTCGCGCTTCGGTCAACCGCTCACCGACGGCACCGTCAGGCTCACCCTCCCGATCACGCACGACACCCTAGCCGCCATGGTCGGCGCTGCCCGCGAGACCACCACCGCGGTCATCGCGCAGTTCCGGGAGCTGGGGTTGGTGCAGGGAACCCGCGGCAACTACCGGACCAGGCCCGGCGCGCTGGCCGAGTACGCCCTCGAGACGGCCCTGGCGCAGTAGCGGCCCGCGCGCGCCCTAGAGGCGGCGCAACAGCTCGGGGATGTCGTCGCCCAAGCGCGGCACCGCGTCCTGCCCGTAGATGTACCGCAGGTAACCGCGGCGGTCCACCACGCCCACCACGTCGGTGTGCGCCACGCTGCCACCACCCTCCACGAACCCGACGAAGAACGCCTTCGCGGCCGCCGCCACCTGCGAGTTCGTGCCCGTCAAGCCCATGAAGGCGGGATGGAAGCGACCCACGTACTCACCCAGCACCTCCGGCGTGTCGAACCCCGGGTCAACCGTCACCATCACCACGTCGAGGTCCGCTGGCTGCCCGGCCAGCTCGTACGCCCGCGCGAGGCGCGCCATCGTGAGCGGGCACACGTCCGGGCAGCGCGTGTAACCGAAGAACACCAACGCCACCGACCCCGCCAGGTCCCCCGCCAGGTCCACAGGATCACCCGCCGTGTCGACCAGGTCCAACCCGGTGACCTGCACGGGCGTCCTCAGCTCCGTGCCCGCCAACGCCCGGCGCGGGCTCAAGTACGACCCCAGCAGGAACGCGGCGGCGCCAACCACCACCAGCCCCGCCAGCAACCACGAGTACCTCACGAAACGTGCCACGCCCGCAACTATACGGGCCTTGGCACCCGCGCCTCGTACTCCCACATCTCGAAGAACGCGGCCACAACGTCGGGGTCGAAGTGGGTGCCGCTACCCTCGCGGATGAACTGCAACGCCCTGTCGCTCGGCCAGGCATCGCGGTACGGTCGCTCGGACGTGAGGGCGTCGTACACGTCCACGACCGCGAATATCCGCGCCGCCAACGGGATCTGCTCCCCGCGCAGGCCGCGCGGGTAACCGCCGCCGTCCCACCACTCGTGGTGACAGTAAGGGATGTCGAGGGCCGGCCGCAAGAACTCGATGGGCGACAGCAACTGGTACGCCAGCTCCGGGTGCGTCCGCATGACGGCGAACTCCTCGTCCGTCAACGGGCCCCGCTTCAGCAGGATGCTGTCCGGGATGCCCATCTTGCCGATGTCGTGCAGCAGCGCCCCGCGCTGCAGGTGCACCACCTCGTCGGGCGCCACCCCCAACCGCCGCGCCAACCTGACGGTCATGTCCGTCACGCGCTTGCTGTGACCCGCCGTCTCCTCGTCCTTCAGGTCGAGCGCGCTGGCCCACCCCTCGATGGTGCGATCGTAGGCGCGCTGCAACTCCAGGTTGCTCCGCTCCAACGACCTGAACAGCTGCGAGTTCTCCACCGCGATGGCGCCCTGATCGGCGTACGTCTCCAGGAACTCGAGCCACTCCGGGGTCGGCTCCATCGGCCGCTTCGCGTACAACTCGATCACGCCCTGGAGCTGGCCCTTGGCCACCATCGGTACCGCCATGTACGACGTGTAAT includes the following:
- a CDS encoding Crp/Fnr family transcriptional regulator; this encodes MTAAADAHQPTPHHPLGGAGLAEPPTALRLGGPPPTPAARPGSTAAPVMPDRVAPTPYSTPSAPELAELVVGAGATTTPLALHRLALRTHARGDELYRAGDRAEAVFVLEAGLVALELDAPRPRIVALAGPGDVIGALVPGRDAYLETATALSGEVIVRQVDALTGAELPPEALAQLLLGAAAARVAMLTHTLEDAEQPVPARIARAFLRLGSRFGQPLTDGTVRLTLPITHDTLAAMVGAARETTTAVIAQFRELGLVQGTRGNYRTRPGALAEYALETALAQ
- a CDS encoding aspartate carbamoyltransferase catalytic subunit, which codes for MALFATTDVMAQVLTRTIKKVPALQGFTVATLFFEDSTRTRLSFERAARAQSADVISFAAGGSSLKKGESLRDTLRTVDRLQVDLYVVRHPASGAPHQLARWTDAAIVNAGDGRRAHPTQALLDAYTLLKRIGAPGDAPFAGKRLTIVGDIDHSRVARSNVELFTLLGGEVTLCGPATLVPREFGDLPGVRLAYGLEEAVEGAHAVMALRLQQERMSAGLLPSLAEYVARYQLTERVMAGAAPGAVVMHPGPLVRDLELDSALADGPRSLIEEQVANGVPVRMAVLYTLLVGKR
- a CDS encoding dihydroorotase, with protein sequence MSRVNGERRAEGGSAGAPGGARHPSAGPRTVIRRARPLAAGGPGEPVDVYVKGGIIEGFDLGGAVDHDFDAEGHLITPAFVDLHCHLRDPGQEVKEDLASGLAAAAAGGFGTVVSMANTAPVIDEPGLVADLVRRAEAIGQARLRPAAALSVGLRGERLTDLAALKAAGAVMVTDDGVPVADGHLMRRACEYAAELGLVIQTHSEEPTLRHGGVMNEGAVSRALGLPGNPAEAEAIMVFRDAEIARLTGARVHVAHVSSKRALEVANWQRASGAPITVEVTPQHLTLTDEALRAFDPVFKVAPPLRTAADVAYLREAVRAGAVDSIGTDHAPHTRAEKERDLLEAPFGIANLEVTFALLYTELVATGELPLDRLLHLLQGGPAAVMGWPAPALAPGAPADLTVLDLKAEREVVGERFRSKAKRGPWEGRLLRGWPRLTMVGGAVCFEAAT
- the pyrR gene encoding bifunctional pyr operon transcriptional regulator/uracil phosphoribosyltransferase PyrR, with the protein product MTFKATLMAGPELERALKRIAHEIVERNKGAEGLAMVGVHTRGVPIAERLATLIEEFEGIRPHVGKLDITLYRDDLTEIALQPVVKKTEVDFDVHGTRMVLCDDVLYTGRTARAALDAIIDMGRPAVIQYAVMVDRGHRELPIRADYVGKNVPTSAAEVVQVKLVEVDGVDAVELWERA
- a CDS encoding ABC transporter ATP-binding protein produces the protein MLEARDVKKSYGSGESYFEALKGVSLTVRGGESVAITGKSGSGKSTLMHLLALLDTPDGGSVLVDGTDAGTLGKGALNELRNRRFGFVFQQFFMIPNASVLDNVVLPLKIGGMPRGKRVARGMEVLRQVELADKAGNRATALSGGQKQRAVIARALANSPAVIFADEPTGNLDSATGAVVEDLLFELNRERGITLVIVTHDEDLAARCDRRVQLRDGRVER
- a CDS encoding SCO family protein translates to MARFVRYSWLLAGLVVVGAAAFLLGSYLSPRRALAGTELRTPVQVTGLDLVDTAGDPVDLAGDLAGSVALVFFGYTRCPDVCPLTMARLARAYELAGQPADLDVVMVTVDPGFDTPEVLGEYVGRFHPAFMGLTGTNSQVAAAAKAFFVGFVEGGGSVAHTDVVGVVDRRGYLRYIYGQDAVPRLGDDIPELLRRL